In Paroedura picta isolate Pp20150507F chromosome 12, Ppicta_v3.0, whole genome shotgun sequence, one DNA window encodes the following:
- the MXD1 gene encoding max dimerization protein 1, whose amino-acid sequence MAAAAQVCENIQMLLEAAEFLERREREAEHGYASMLPYNSKDRDALKRRNKSKKNSSSSRSTHNEMEKNRRAHLRLCLEKLKGMVPLGPESSRHTTLSLLTKAKLHIKKLEDYDRKAVHQIDQLQREQRHLKRQLEKLGIERIRMDSIGSTISSERSDSDREEIDVDVESTDYLTGDLDWSSSSPSDSDERGSLPSVCSDEGYSSAGIKRIKLQNNLKACLKL is encoded by the exons ATGGCGGCGGCTGCCCAGGTGTGCGAGAACATCCAGATGCTGCTGGAAGCAGCCGAGTTCCTGGAGCGCCGGGAGCGAG AAGCTGAGCATGGATATGCTTCCATGTTACCCTACAACAGCAAGGACAGAGATGCCTTAAAACGAAGAAACAAATCCAAGAAAAACAGCAGTAGTAGCAG ATCAACACATAATGAAATGGAAAAGAACAG ACGTGCTCATCTGCGACTGTGTCTGGAGAAGCTGAAAGGGATGGTGCCACTTGGACCAGAATCAAGTAGACATACTACGTTGAGTTTACTAACAAAAGCTAAATTGCACATAAAG AAGCTTGAAGACTATGACAGGAAAGCGGTACACCAAATAGATCAGTTGCAGCGAGAACAGCGGCACCTGAAAAGGCAGCTGGAGAAACTGGGCATTGAACGGATAAGAATGGATAGCATAGGATCAACTATTTCTTCTGAACGGTCTGATTCAGATAGAG AAGAAATTGATGTGGATGTGGAAAGTACAGACTACCTAACGGGGGACCTGgactggagcagcagcagcccaaGTGATTCGGATGAAAGGGGAAGCTTGCCAAGTGTCTGCAGTGATGAGGGCTACTCGAGTGCCGGCATTAAGAGAATAAAGTTGCAGAACAATCTCAAGGCCTGCCTGAAGCTATAA
- the SNRNP27 gene encoding U4/U6.U5 small nuclear ribonucleoprotein 27 kDa protein, which produces MGRSRSRSPPRRERRRSRSTSRERERRRRERSRSRERDRRRSRSRSPHRRRSRSPRRHRSSSPSPSRQKERRDDEKKENKDSKGKERQITEEDLEGKTEEEIEMMKTMGFASFDTTKGKKVDGSVNAYAINVSQKRKYRQYMNRKGGFNRPLDFIA; this is translated from the exons ATGGGCCGAAGCCGCTCTAGGTCTCCGCCTCGTAGGG AACGCCGACGCTCTAGATCCACCTcacgagaaagagagaggaggaggagggagcggtCGAGGTCCCGGGAGAGAGATAGGAGGAGAAGTCGTTCCCGTTCACCACACAGGAGGCGATCGAG GTCTCCCCGGCGACACAGATCCAGCTCCCCTTCACCTTCCCgacaaaaagaaagaagagatgatgaaaaaaaggaaaacaaagactcCAAAGGCAAAGAGCGCCAAATCACAG AGGAAGACCTAGAgggaaaaacagaagaagaaatagaaatgATGAAAACAATGGGTTTTGCATCCTTTGACACAACCAAA ggcAAGAAAGTGGACGGTTCCGTAAATGCCTATGCTATAAATGTGTCCCAGAAGAGGAAGTACAG GCAGTACATGAACAGGAAAGGTGGATTCAACAGGCCTCTGGATTTTATTGCCTGA